CGCAGCAGGAGCAGGAGCCAGTGGCGCAGTTTGCGGCTGCGTACGGCTTCCTCATCGAGAAAGTCAAAGAAACGCAGCGTGCTGAACTTCATCCGGCGCTGCCGCGTCTTGAACATGAGGTGGATGAGAATGGGGATGCCCACGGCCACGAGTCCACCCAGCAGGGCAGCATTGAGGAATGACGGCCAGAGCATAACGGTGAACTACAGGGCGTTGCGTTTTTCGAGGTAGGCCATCAGGGCGAAATCCAGCGGCTGATCCGTGCGAAAGAGGTGATAATCGGCTTCGAGTTTAATGCATTCACCGCGCAATTCGTCGCAGTAGCGATGCAAGCGCTCAAGGTATTTCTGGCGGAAAGCCTCTGCGTGGACGGGTTTTTCTTCCGCGGTTTCGCTGTCCTGCAGCAAAAGGGCGCCGCGATAGGGAAAATCCAGCTCCTCAGGAGAGAGGAGGTGCATGACGATGGTTTCCTGCTGCTGGGCATGGAGTTGGCGCAGCAGCTCGAAGGCAGTGTGGCCAGCGGCAAAGAAGTCGGAAATGATTACGGCCACTCCGCGACGGCGAAGGCTTTGCACAATTCCCAGAAGATCCGGGCCGATCAGGGTGGGGCCGCCTGCCTGCAATTGGGCCAGGACCTGAAAGATTTCTTCCGCATGAAAGCGCGCGGCCTTGGGTGGCACGGCCTGGCTGGCTTGAGCCGAGAAGAGGGCCAGACCGGGGGCGTCGTGCTGATGAGTCATCAGGTAGGCCAGGACGGCTGCCAGCATGCGGCCATAGAGAAATTTGTTGGCATCGCCCTGGCCAAAGTCCATGGAGGCGCTGGTATCGAGAAAGATCTGACAGGTGAGGT
This is a stretch of genomic DNA from Verrucomicrobiia bacterium. It encodes these proteins:
- a CDS encoding DUF58 domain-containing protein, with the translated sequence MPSTFALNPNALAAIDDLSLLARTVVEGFLEGLHRSPFLGYSTEFSAYRPYATGDDPSYIDWKLWARCDKYYVKQFEDDTNLTCQIFLDTSASMDFGQGDANKFLYGRMLAAVLAYLMTHQHDAPGLALFSAQASQAVPPKAARFHAEEIFQVLAQLQAGGPTLIGPDLLGIVQSLRRRGVAVIISDFFAAGHTAFELLRQLHAQQQETIVMHLLSPEELDFPYRGALLLQDSETAEEKPVHAEAFRQKYLERLHRYCDELRGECIKLEADYHLFRTDQPLDFALMAYLEKRNAL